Proteins from a genomic interval of Trifolium pratense cultivar HEN17-A07 linkage group LG6, ARS_RC_1.1, whole genome shotgun sequence:
- the LOC123889578 gene encoding replication stress response regulator SDE2 produces MEQEKSQTMYNLFVKHLDGKTLTLLFPSPILYANSIKDRLFQLTGIPIQHQRLVTGCRHLNDDKSAICCSPEGGNMFPSVRLLLRLKGGKGGFGSLLRGAATKAGQKKTNNFDACRDMSGRRLRHVNAEKRLEEWRAGEEDRKLEKVAEEFLKKQMKKNKGKGKNGDGEAQKYVAKYREQSERCVAEVALSVQDSLKRKSSPTSEASLPSDPKKLKIWMGKRTLNESDSDDSDEDVDNDEGETEKSVLLNSQNESGLNKAEDSSDSVNGLKRDGESSGVGSCESGSEEEKETVEEGKVETVGGSQSSETIKENLSVAAEPMVNDDVMEANAVPCSEALESGISAQDNGCQDYKVHGTVTQDSNIVSSEILPNDMEVDGSLEDKTAVMEVSLPNTTVPAKEEPLNFDDFNSAAELEVLGLENLKTELQSRGLKCGGTLQERAARLFLLKSTPLDKLPKKLLAKK; encoded by the exons ATGGAACAAGAAAAGAGCCAGACGATGTACAATCTCTTCGTGAAGCACTTAGACGGTAAAACCCTAACCCTATTATTCCCTTCTCCGATCCTTTACGCAAATTCGATCAAGGATCGTCTTTTCCAACTCACCGGAATCCCAATCCAACACCAACGCCTCGTCACCGGTTGCCGCCACCTCAACGACGACAAATCGGCAATATGTTGTTCGCCGGAAGGAGGGAACATGTTCCCATCTGTGCGTCTTCTTCTTCGTCTGAAAGGTGGGAAAGGAGGATTCGGATCGTTGCTTCGTGGAGCGGCGACGAAGGCGGGGCAGAAAAAGACGAACAATTTCGATGCGTGTAGGGATATGAGTGGAAGAAGGTTGAGACATGTGAATGCTGAGAAGAGATTGGAGGAATGGAGAGCTGGTGAAGAAGATAGAAAGCTTGAGAAGGTTGCTGAGGAGTTTCTGAAGAAACAGATGAAGAAGAATAAGGGTAAGGGTAAGAATGGTGATGGTGAAGCTCAGAAGTATGTAGCTAAATATAGGGAACAATCTGAACGTTGTGTTGCGGAGGTTGCTTTGTCTGTTCAGGATTCTCTCAAGCGGAAATCTTCGCCTACATCGGAAGCTTCTCTTCCTAGTGATCCCAAGAAATTGAAGATATG GATGGGGAAGAGGACATTGAATGAAAGTGATAGTGATGATTCTGATGAAGATGTTGATAATGATGAGGGGGAAACCGAGAAATCTGTTTTGTTAAATAGTCAGAATGAGTCTGGGTTAAATAAGGCGGAAGATAGTTCTGATTCTGTGAATGGTCTAAAGCGGGATGGAGAATCTTCTGGGGTCGGCTCATGTGAGAGTGGATCTGAAGAAGAGAAGGAAACCGTTGAAGAAGGCAAAGTTGAAACTGTTGGAGGATCCCAGAGTAGTGAAACTATTAAGGAAAATCTGAGTGTTGCTGCCGAACCCATGGTAAATGATGATGTGATGGAGGCTAATGCGGTGCCTTGTTCAGAGGCATTGGAGTCTGGAATTAGTGCTCAAGATAATGGCTGTCAGGATTACAAGGTTCATGGCACTGTAACTCAAGACTCAAATATTGTGAGCTCTGAAATTCTGCCAAATGACATGGAAGTTGATGGTTCTCTTGAGGATAAAACGGCTGTCATGGAAGTAAGCTTGCCAAACACTACTGTTCCTGCAAAGGAGGAGCCTctgaattttgatgattttaattCAGCTGCAGAACTTGAG GTTCTTGGCTTGGAAAATTTGAAGACTGAACTCCAATCACGTGGGTTAAAATGTGGAGGTACTTTGCAGGAGCGTGCTGCAAggctttttcttttaaaatcgaCTCCCCTGGATAAACTTCCGAAGAAACTGCTAGCAAAGAAATGA